Proteins encoded together in one Antennarius striatus isolate MH-2024 chromosome 13, ASM4005453v1, whole genome shotgun sequence window:
- the pfdn1 gene encoding prefoldin subunit 1: protein MAAPVDLELKKAFSVLQMKMIDTQQKVKLADLQIEQLNRVQKHAKLTHTEIASLPDNTRLYEGVGRMFILQSKEDINNQLMDKQKTADEKIKELEQKKVYLERSVKEAEDNIREMLLSRRAQ, encoded by the exons GCGTTCTCGGTGCTGCAGATGAAGATGATCGACACACAGCAGAAAGTGAAGTTGGCAGATCTGCAGATCGAACAGCTGAATCGGGTTCAGAAACACGCCAAGTTAACTCACACTGAGATCGCTTCGCTGCCTGACAACACAAGACTGTATGAGGGAGTCGGACGCAT GTTCATTCTTCAGTCAAAGGAGGATATCAATAATCAGCTGATGGATAAACAGAAAACTGCTGATGAGAAGatcaaagagctggag CAGAAGAAGGTGTACCTTGAACGCAGCGTGAAAGAAGCGGAGGACAACATCAGAGAGATGCTGCTGTCCAGGAGAGCCCAGTGA